In the Silvanigrella aquatica genome, TTTATTTCCGTTGAGACTTTCCTTGAGCCATTGTCTAAAATTTTCCGTTGTAACGCTTTTTACAATCTTTTCAGCTTGTCCAGAAGCATTAAAATCATTTAGAAAAAAAGTATTATCTAATATTGTATTCACTAAACCAGTCATTTTTTCGGCAGTTTCTGCATTTGAAACCGCTAATTGCTTCAGGATTTGTCTTCTTATTTTATCGGTAATAGGTTTTTTAAATACCTCTTCAACACCTTTTAGCCAAAATGCTTGAACAGTTTCAAATTTTTGACTTTTCGATAAAGAAAAATTAGCTACGATGGGATTGCTTTGATTTTGCCAATATATTTTATAAAAACTAAAATCGGTGGCTAAATTTTCTTTTACCAATCTTCTTTCAAATGTGCCATTTATATTGTCATCTAATAATGATTGAAATATAATAGAGTAAATAATTGTTTTCATATTTGAATTGTCAGAAGGATAAACTATTTTATATTTTTTAGTAAAAATAGGGGCACTACAAATAAAATTTTTACCTAAGTCTCTCGTAAAGTAATCAGAGGGTAATTTGGAATGCTGTATTTTAAGTTTACCTTCCCAACTTCCAAAATATTTTTGTACTAAATTAGCGACATTTTTAGGTTCAAAAGGCCCTCCAATAACCATTAAAGTATTATCAGGAGTGTAAAAGTTTTTATAAAATGTTTTAGCTGCTTCAACGCTCATATTTTCAACATCTTCTTTAGTACCAATAGGCAACCATTCCATCGTTGTGTCGCGTTCCGTTATGGCTTTTAAAATTTCACCGCTTCGTGATAAGGGGTCATTTTCAATCCGCAATTTTCTTTCAGAAATAACAGCGCCTTTTTCAATAGAATAATAGGGGTCAGTTATGTCTAAATGCTGAAAGCGAGCGGACTCTAATTTCAGCATAGATTCTAAGGCAGGACCAGGAAAAGTTGTATAAAAAGTTACAAAGGAATCATTTGTTCCTGCATTGCCACTGCCTCCAAAGGAGTTTAAAACGCGATCAAAGTTTCCTTCTGGCACACCTTCTGTTTTTCGAAACATCATATGTTCAAAAAAATGTGCAAGACCCGTTGTTCCTTTATATTCTCTGTTACTTCCTGCATCGAGAATAAAGTGAATAGTAGCGACAGGATTGCGTTTGTCAGGCACAATAATTAATTTCAATCCATTTGAAAATTG is a window encoding:
- a CDS encoding M16 family metallopeptidase, coding for MPSQNCLKLAHRLASCFIKFGLPSVISIATCSSYAVQTEPKLVQTAPIIPGSTIHAHKYQFSNGLKLIIVPDKRNPVATIHFILDAGSNREYKGTTGLAHFFEHMMFRKTEGVPEGNFDRVLNSFGGSGNAGTNDSFVTFYTTFPGPALESMLKLESARFQHLDITDPYYSIEKGAVISERKLRIENDPLSRSGEILKAITERDTTMEWLPIGTKEDVENMSVEAAKTFYKNFYTPDNTLMVIGGPFEPKNVANLVQKYFGSWEGKLKIQHSKLPSDYFTRDLGKNFICSAPIFTKKYKIVYPSDNSNMKTIIYSIIFQSLLDDNINGTFERRLVKENLATDFSFYKIYWQNQSNPIVANFSLSKSQKFETVQAFWLKGVEEVFKKPITDKIRRQILKQLAVSNAETAEKMTGLVNTILDNTFFLNDFNASGQAEKIVKSVTTENFRQWLKESLNGNKFYVTGIVPPGEAPSCSDLYSDFQKNMKK